In a genomic window of Echeneis naucrates chromosome 4, fEcheNa1.1, whole genome shotgun sequence:
- the fam43a gene encoding protein FAM43A codes for MLLLTGTSNKMLPWKKNKFDLIEEDKQSKQKGYAVSLNYSALTSFAKSCPESALNRVGSMFKSKRKKVKITSEDPTYTVLYLGNATTIQSKGDGCTDVAVSKIWGKSDMGKNGTKMRLTISSQGIRMVHVDDKARRPGHLYLLHRITYCVADPRLPKIFAWIYRHEMKHKAVMLRCHAVLVSKPEKAKAMALLLYQTSATALAEFKRLKRRDDARHQQQQLIGEQTIPLVPLRKLLNGQCYYKPPVERSRSAPKLGSITEDSVGEEEEEKAMHFECEDILDTDDDCVADGKQELTQIINDLGEMSIGNDLQTLKADLRVTRLLSGESTGSESSIESNQEPPPITNGFEGVKVQEIA; via the exons A tgctGCTGTTGACTGGAACCAGCAATAAGATGCTGCCCTGGAAGAAGAATAAGTTCGACCTGATCGAGGAAGACAAGCAGTCCAAGCAGAAGGGCTATGCGGTGAGTCTCAACTACTCTGCGCTCACTTCCTTCGCCAAGTCCTGCCCGGAGAGCGCGCTGAACAGGGTGGGCAGCATGTTCAAGTCCAAGAGGAAAAAGGTGAAGATCACCAGCGAGGACCCCACCTACACGGTGCTGTACCTGGGCAACGCCACCACCATCCAGTCCAAGGGCGACGGCTGCACGGACGTGGCGGTGAGCAAGATCTGGGGCAAGAGCGACATGGGCAAGAACGGCACCAAGATGAGGCTGACCATCAGCTCGCAGGGCATCCGGATGGTGCATGTGGACGACAAGGCCAGGAGGCCGGGACACCTGTACCTGCTGCACCGGATAACTTACTGCGTGGCCGACCCGAGGCTGCCCAAGATTTTCGCTTGGATTTACCGGCACGAGATGAAGCACAAGGCCGTGATGCTGCGCTGCCACGCCGTGCTGGTGTCCAAGCCGGAGAAGGCGAAGGCCATGGCGCTGCTGCTGTACCAGACCTCGGCCACGGCCCTGGCCGAGTTCAAGAGACTGAAGCGGAGGGACGACGCCcggcaccagcagcagcagctcatagGGGAGCAGACCATTCCGCTGGTCCCGCTCAGGAAGCTGCTCAACGGACAGTGTTACTACAAACCCCCGGTGGAGCGCAGCCGGAGCGCGCCCAAGCTGGGCTCCATCACCGAGGACTCCgtcggggaggaggaggaggagaaagccATGCACTTTGAGTGTGAGGACATCCTGGACACGGACGATGACTGTGTGGCCGATGGCAAACAGGAGTTGACTCAGATTATTAACGATTTAGGCGAGATGAGCATAGGAAACGACCTGCAGACCCTGAAAGCGGATCTGAGAGTCACCAGACTTCTGTCCGGGGAGAGCACGGGGAGTGAGTCCTCCATAGAGAGCAACCAGGAGCCTCCTCCCATCACCAACGGGTTTGAGGGGGTAAAGGTGCAGGAGATTGCCTga
- the lsg1 gene encoding large subunit GTPase 1 homolog — protein MGKKKTAGGGGLGRALIKERLQAGRGNKRGDSWLHTSELNDGYDWGRLNLQSVTEQSSMDDFLATAELAGTEFVAEKLNIRFVPAEARAGLLTAEEKTRLKKLHEDNKHFLRIPRRPQWDDSTSPEALQQAEKDSFLEWRRDLAELEEEQKLILTPFERNLEFWRQLWRVIERSDVVVQIVDARNPLLFRCPDLESYVKEVSENKVNMLLVNKADLLTREQRRVWARHFEKEGLRAVFWSALAEGNRLDAEDKGMEVHGPDCEESDPEEPNFSQKGADGDDGAKAGVAGEDEEEDGTDDEQLEWTSVDEEEWHTCSEDDDVEEERNGGSSSKSSFHNSSCLLHKDELLDMFRAVHNGPRCKEGQLTVGLVGYPNVGKSSTINTILRNKKVSVSATPGHTKHFQTLYVEPGLCLCDCPGLVMPSFVSTKAEMICSGILPIDQMRDHVPAVSYVCQTIPRNVLEGTYGINIIRPREDEDPDRPPSYEELLMAYGYMRGFMTSHGQPDQSRSARYILKDYVSGKLLYCHPPPHINAEHFQPQHSKFQDRDSGSCGLKQTTNKQQKIKRIENVVDKNFFHQENVRALSKGVQSVMGYKPGSGPVGPGRAESEMVVGKPWKKHGNRNKKEKVRRLNKHLDA, from the exons ATGGGGAAGAAGAAGACGGCCGGAGGAGGCGGGCTGGGCCGAGCGCTCATTAAAGAGAGACTTCAGGCCGGAAGGGGCAACAAGAGGGGCGACTCCTGG CTCCACACCAGTGAGCTGAATGATGGCTATGACTGGGGGCGGCTCAACCTGCAGTCGGTGACAGAACAGAGCTCCATGGATGACTTCCTGGCCACTGCAGAGCTGGCAGGAACAGAGTTTGTTGCAG agaAACTCAACATCAGATTTGTGCCGGCAGAAGCCAGAGCAGGACTTTTAACAGCTGAGGAGAAAACCAGGCTGAAGAAGCTTCATGAGGACAATAAGCATTTCCTCAGAATTCCTCGACG CCCCCAGTGGGACGATAGCACCAGTCCAGAGGCACTTCAGCAGGCAGAGAAGGACAGCTTCTTAGAGTGGAGGCGAGATCTCGCAGA gctggaggaagagcagaagCTGATCCTCACGCCGTTTGAGAGGAATCTTGAGTTCTGGAGGCAGCTATGGAGAGTGATCGAGAGGAG cgATGTCGTGGTTCAAATTGTGGATGCCAGGAATCCTTTGCTGTTCAGATGCCCTGACTTG GAGTCGTACGTTAAGGAAGTGTCGGAGAATAAAGTGAACATGCTGTTGGTGAACAAGGCGGACCTGCTGACCCGGGAGCAGAGGCGAGTGTGGGCCAGACACTTTGAGAAGGAGGGACTGAGGGCAGTTTTCTGGTCTGCCCTGGCTGAGGGCAACAGGCTTGATGCAGAGGACAAG GGAATGGAAGTGCATGGTCCAGATTGTGAGGAGAGTGACCCAGAGGAGCCAAACTTCAGCCAAAAGGGTGCAGATGGTGACGACGGCGCAAAGGCAGGTGTGGCgggtgaagatgaagaagaggatggCACAGATGACGAGCAGCTGGAATGGACATCTGTAGATGAGGAGGAGTGGCACACCTGCTCAGAAGATGACGATGTAGAAGAGGAGCGGAACGGTGGTTCATCCAGTAAATCATCCTTCCACAACTCCAGCTGTCTCCTGCACAAAGACGAGCTGCTGGACATGTTCAGGGCCGTTCACAACGGGCCCAGGTGTAAAGAGGGACAGCTCACAGTGGGATTG GTTGGATATCCAAACGTGGGGAAAAGCTCCACCATCAACACCATTCTAAGGAACAAGAAAGTGTCTGTTTCTGCCACTCCTGGACACACGAAGCACTTTCAG ACCTTGTACGTGGAGCCAGGCCTGTGTCTCTGTGACTGTCCAGGTCTCGTCATGCCCTCGTTTGTCTCGACCAAAGCTGAGATGATCTGTTCTGGGATCCTGCCCATTGATCAGATGAGAGATCACGTACCTGCAGTCTCTT ACGTATGCCAGACAATCCCCAGGAATGTGCTAGAAGGCACCTACGGCATCAACATTATCCGACCACGAGAAGATGAAGACCCTGACAGACCCCCGTCCTATGAGGAGCTGCTGATGGCTTATGGAT ACATGAGGGGTTTTATGACGTCACACGGCCAGCCTGACCAGTCCAGATCAGCCCGGTACATCCTCAAGGATTACGTCAGC GGTAAACTTCTGTACTGCCATCCTCCTCCACACATTAATGCTGAGCACTTCCAGCCACAGCACAGCAAGTTCCAGGACAGAGATTCAGGCAGCTGTGgcctcaaacaaacaacaaacaaacaacagaaaatcaaGAGAATTGAAAATGTGGTTGACAAGAATTTCTTCCATCAG GAGAATGTACGGGCGCTTTCCAAGGGGGTTCAGTCCGTCATGGGCTACAAACCAGGCAGCGGACCTGTTGGCCCCGGGAGAGCTGAATCAGAGATGGTGGTGGGAAAACCCTGGAAGAAACACGGAAACAGGAACAAGAAGGAGAAAGTACGCCGGCTCAACAAACATCTGGATGCCTGA